AACGTTTTTCGCCGTTCTTCGCGTAATAGTACGCGTCATAACGGTCCAGGACTTTCGATTCCAGCACCGCTACCTTCGGTTCCAGTTTCCGAATTGCTTCTTCGATTGCCTGAGTTTCAAAGGTCTGAAACGGATTGGCTTCGACTTCATCCGCCGCCAGTACACGCGTGTGATGATCGTCCTGCAGAGCCAGGTAGTAAGGTCTGCCGTTCCACTGAATTAATTGTATCTCTTTGAGTACCAGTTCCCGCGATAACTTCTGATAAGCCGCCGCCGGACTTACTTTAAATAAGGTCAGGTTTAGCGGGCCACCCATCCAGCGTTCGGTTGCTTGCGATGAAAGGCGGGCGGAGGGTGTCCAGTTGAAAGGGCTCATGGAAAACAAGCCGCTCAATACCCAGGTAAACGCGAAAAGCCCAAAGATAAAACCCGTGTAATGATGCCAGCGGAACCAGCGTTTCTTGTACGGACTAAACGCCAGCGATTCGGGCCGTTTACGTTGGTAGCGAATGAAGCCCATCGCCAATCCTGCCAGACACATCAGGGTTCCGATTATGGAAACCCAGATGACTATCTGACTCCAGACGGGTCGGTTACGGATGAGGAACGTCGGATAAATCCAGTGCGGAATCGGTCCCAGCCAGGCTAGCAACCGTTGCCGGGCCGTAACCTGTTGAACGACTTCGTTTGAAAAAGGAGACACATACACATAAGTCCCCGCTTCGTTGCCCATTTGCATTCGATATACTTCGGGCAGGTAGCCCTGTGAGCGGTGGGCCGCCATCCACTGATCGATCTCTGTTAATTTTTCAACCTGCTGTACCCCCGCATGGGACCAGTGCTGAGCCAATTGACGAGCAAAGCTTTCACTGGCATAGGGCAAAATAGCCGGGTTATCCGCGTAGATACTAAGCTGGCGGTTTTGTAGGGTAACGATCCGATATACGGGCCGATTCAGTACCATACCTAAGCGAATGGATTTGATGGAATCCGTTACTCCTGCTCTAGTAATCGCTTCTGCCGGCGTTAACAGGCAGGTTGTCAAATCAATCGGAGGCGTTTGTTGCAGCTTCTGGTGTGATTTGAGCGTCGGATACGACACGTACATCATCATCAGTCCCGACAGAAACCAGACCAGAAACAGTAGACTCAAGGCAAATCCCAGGTAGCGATGAACGAGCCGAATGGCTTTGGTGACTGTTTTCACGAAAGATATACAAAGCCGCAGACTCCAAAAGTCCGCGGCTGAAAGGTTAAAGTTGGTAACTAAGCGTCAGCAGGTAATTACGGGTGGCTCCGGGATAAAACTGCCGGGTTAAGATCACGTTGGTGAAATAGCGTTCGTTAAACAGGTTATTCACATTCGCCCGAATGCCCACGCGGTTCAGCTGATACCCCAGGGCCACATCGACGGTTCGATAGGACGGCAAAACGTACGTATTCGCCGAGTTGGCGAAGGCTTCGCTTTGATAGTTGAAGCCCACCCCAGCATTCAGCCCTTTCAAGGTTTTTCGCTGAACCGTGTAGTTTAGCCAGGTATTTACCAGATGCTTCGGAGCCAGCACCGCCGTTTTACCCGCCACGGGGTTTACCTCTGCACTGGCGTAGGGTAAGTACTGGGCTTTGGTAAAAGTATAACCCACCGTCAAATCAAGGCCCGCGAAGGGATTGCCCTGAGCCTCCACTTCAAAGCCTTTTGATTCCGCCGAACCTACGCGTTTGAAAACGCCACCGGGCAAACTTTCCACCTGATTGTCTTTTCGCATGTAGTAGACCGAAGCCGAAGCGGCAAATTTTGATGACAGCTCCAGTCGGGAGCCCACTTCAGCCTGATAACCCGTTTCGGGATCGAACGTCTCCCCGTTTGGAGCTACCCGGCGGGAGGGTTTGAAATACGTTGAGTACGAGGCATAGATGGATAAAGGTTCAATGGGCTGATAGACTAGGCCCAGCCGATAGGTCAGGGCATTCCGGGCTATGGTTGATTTCGCTCCGTAGTTGGTTACCTGGCGGTCTTTGTCCACCTGATCGGTGTAATATTCGCCTTTGAATACATCGTAACGCAACCCAACTAATGCCTTGATTTTTTCGGAAAACCGGATGAAATCCTGTAAGTAAATTCCGTGTACCGTTTCATCCGTAGCCCGGTAGTAGGTATCGTAGTAATCGATATATCCCTGGTTTTCAATCGGGTTTTGTACGGGAATGGTTGCTCCTTTGCCGGCACCAAAAATAGCACCGTTATACGTTTTACGGTCTAGTACGCTAAGCGAATACCCCAGCAAAATCTTCTGCGAAACCTTGGCGATGTTGAGATCGTAGGTCAGCTCCAGCTGATTTTGTAACGGCTTGGTGAGGTGATTGAAGTAGTAGGGAAACGAGCGGGTAATGGAATCCCGCCGGGTATTGAGCGTCAGTTCTTCCGTTGAAAAATAATCGATGTTATCGTCCGAATACGAGAGCTGATTGGAAAGTTTCAGGTTGGCCATAAGCTGCCGCACGTAGCGAAACTGAACATCCGTTCGCGTATGCTTTAAAAAATCAGCGGGGTCGTTGTAACGCGTCGTTAGATCCATGCCGGGAACCAGCACGCCGCCCGCCAAAACGGGAATACCCGAATCCGTGCGGTACACATCTTTATTGGCTCCCACCGACAAATAAAAGTAGTCCTTGCGGGTGGGTGTATATTCCAAGGCCACGTAGGCATTGTTAGTAGAGATACCCGCCTGCCGGAAACCGTCGGTATTCGACACCCCGAAATCCATCCGGTACCGAAGCTTCGGGTTGATCGAACCACCCGCACCAGCCCGCATCCGACGGGTATTGAAACTCCCGTAAGTCGCGGAAAAATTAGCCCTGAAATCGGCCGTAGGCTGTTTCCGTACGATGTTGATGATACCACCCAAAGCCGAGTGCCCAAACAGAACGGAAGCCGGGCCTTTCAGTACTTCGATGCGTTCGACGTTGGCTAAATTCGTGTTGGGAGCACTTGTGGAAATGTTATGTCGCTCATCCCGAACGCCATCAATCAGTACCACGAAATTGCTGAACCCGCGAATGGTGAAGTGCTGAAAACCGCCGTAGGTGTTGTTGGAACGAACGCCCGTGGTATTTTTCATGGCATCCCCCAAATCATCAATGCCGCGTTGCTCGATGGTTTTTGAACTGACTGAGCTGGTAGATAAAGGCAGATCCCGCAGCGGAACATCGATTTTGTTAATCGCCGAAAACGAGCGGGTTCGCTGACTGGTTACCGTCACCACCGAAAGCTCGTGGGTTTTCTGGTTAAGCTGATAATGCAGGGGCAGGGTTTGGCCGGCTTTGACCTGTACCTGAACCTGACGCACTTCGTACCCGATACCGCTCAGCGTGAGGGTATACGCTCCCGCCGGAATTGCCTGCAACTTAAAACTGCCGTCGGCCTGGGTGATTACTCCCAGACCCGTGGGCTCCAGACGAATGGAAATGCCGGGTAGGGGTTCCTGAATTTCCGTTTCAATTCGCCCTTCCAGCGAGCCGTTTTTGTGTTGCGAAAATGCCTTTAGGAGGATGCCGCAGAGTAGTACCCAGGTGGTAAAAAGGACTTTGCTACTTAATCGTGAAGTAGAAATGGGGAGCATAACTTTTAACTAAAAGGTTAAAAGTTCTTCGCTTGCGTTCTAGCTAATAATGGTTCGGGGGTAGAGAAGAAATCAGGAAAGCTTACGCACGGGCATACGCGTATCGGCACAGTTGTGCCCATACAACAAAGCAAAGCTCCCCTTGATAA
This region of Siphonobacter curvatus genomic DNA includes:
- a CDS encoding TonB-dependent receptor, with product MLPISTSRLSSKVLFTTWVLLCGILLKAFSQHKNGSLEGRIETEIQEPLPGISIRLEPTGLGVITQADGSFKLQAIPAGAYTLTLSGIGYEVRQVQVQVKAGQTLPLHYQLNQKTHELSVVTVTSQRTRSFSAINKIDVPLRDLPLSTSSVSSKTIEQRGIDDLGDAMKNTTGVRSNNTYGGFQHFTIRGFSNFVVLIDGVRDERHNISTSAPNTNLANVERIEVLKGPASVLFGHSALGGIINIVRKQPTADFRANFSATYGSFNTRRMRAGAGGSINPKLRYRMDFGVSNTDGFRQAGISTNNAYVALEYTPTRKDYFYLSVGANKDVYRTDSGIPVLAGGVLVPGMDLTTRYNDPADFLKHTRTDVQFRYVRQLMANLKLSNQLSYSDDNIDYFSTEELTLNTRRDSITRSFPYYFNHLTKPLQNQLELTYDLNIAKVSQKILLGYSLSVLDRKTYNGAIFGAGKGATIPVQNPIENQGYIDYYDTYYRATDETVHGIYLQDFIRFSEKIKALVGLRYDVFKGEYYTDQVDKDRQVTNYGAKSTIARNALTYRLGLVYQPIEPLSIYASYSTYFKPSRRVAPNGETFDPETGYQAEVGSRLELSSKFAASASVYYMRKDNQVESLPGGVFKRVGSAESKGFEVEAQGNPFAGLDLTVGYTFTKAQYLPYASAEVNPVAGKTAVLAPKHLVNTWLNYTVQRKTLKGLNAGVGFNYQSEAFANSANTYVLPSYRTVDVALGYQLNRVGIRANVNNLFNERYFTNVILTRQFYPGATRNYLLTLSYQL
- a CDS encoding PepSY domain-containing protein: MKTVTKAIRLVHRYLGFALSLLFLVWFLSGLMMMYVSYPTLKSHQKLQQTPPIDLTTCLLTPAEAITRAGVTDSIKSIRLGMVLNRPVYRIVTLQNRQLSIYADNPAILPYASESFARQLAQHWSHAGVQQVEKLTEIDQWMAAHRSQGYLPEVYRMQMGNEAGTYVYVSPFSNEVVQQVTARQRLLAWLGPIPHWIYPTFLIRNRPVWSQIVIWVSIIGTLMCLAGLAMGFIRYQRKRPESLAFSPYKKRWFRWHHYTGFIFGLFAFTWVLSGLFSMSPFNWTPSARLSSQATERWMGGPLNLTLFKVSPAAAYQKLSRELVLKEIQLIQWNGRPYYLALQDDHHTRVLAADEVEANPFQTFETQAIEEAIRKLEPKVAVLESKVLDRYDAYYYAKNGEKRLPVLRIKLDTPEQIWYYVDLKTSQVVSKHQTLTRVERWLYHGLHSLDFNFLLNRRPLWDITLIVLLLGGTATSSTGLVLTWQWLQRKRVTKRKQTTVRMGAIKPVSERLK